A window of Castanea sativa cultivar Marrone di Chiusa Pesio chromosome 1, ASM4071231v1 contains these coding sequences:
- the LOC142622485 gene encoding dirigent protein 5-like — protein sequence MGELVVKSCFILFFFFVICQSSLASKKPLRQPCKRLELYYHDILFDGTDLANATSAKVANQTTLGNFKFGMLVVFDDPVTLDSHLLSLPVARAQGFYFYDKKNDYNAWFAFTLVFNSTQYKGTLNIMGADLMAADTRDLSVVGGTGDFFLTKGIATIQTDVFQGAKYFRLKMDIKLYECY from the coding sequence ATGGGAGAGCTAGTAGTGAAATCTTGCttcattctcttcttcttctttgttataTGCCAATCTTCGTTGGCATCTAAAAAACCATTGAGACAACCATGCAAGCGTCTTGAGCTTTACTACCATGACATTCTCTTTGATGGCACCGATTTGGCCAATGCAACATCCGCTAAAGTCGCAAATCAGACTACTCTTGGCAACTTCAAATTTGGCATGCTGGTAGTCTTTGATGATCCTGTTACTTTAGACAGCCACCTTCTTTCTCTTCCAGTTGCAAGAGCTCAAGGATTCTATTTCTATGACAAGAAGAACGATTATAATGCATGGTTTGCCTTCACATTGGTCTTCAACTCGACACAATATAAAGGTACATTGAATATTATGGGTGCAGATTTAATGGCAGCTGACACAAGAGACCTCTCAGTTGTTGGTGGCACTGGAGACTTTTTCTTGACAAAAGGGATTGCAACAATTCAGACTGACGTTTTTCAGGGAGCCAAATACTTTCGCCTGAAGATGGATATTAAGTTATACGAATGTTATTAG